A window of the Vigna angularis cultivar LongXiaoDou No.4 chromosome 3, ASM1680809v1, whole genome shotgun sequence genome harbors these coding sequences:
- the LOC108326434 gene encoding elongator complex protein 2 isoform X1: MKMRGGGGEVEVKRVFIGAGCNRIVNNVSWGASGFVSFGAHNAVAIFCPKSAQIVTTLPGHKAVVNCTHWLPTSKFLFKAKQLEKHYLLSGDADGAIILWELSLVDGKWRQVFQLPLLHKKGVTCISGMMVSQTEAMFASTSSDCTVCVWELVFPVTGSGDCKLSCLDSFSIGSKSMVALSLAELPGDSGNIVLAMGGLDNKVHLYCGGRTGKLVHACELKGHTDWIRSLDFSLPINVNGEANNIFLVSSSQDKGIRIWKMALRSSMLNGNGICKKGEISLSSYIEGPVLLAGSSSFQISLESLLIGHEDWVYSVMWQPPLVSSLEGGTYYQPQSILSASMDKTMMIWQPEKTSGVWMNVVTVGELSHCALGFYGGHWSPNGDSILAHGYGGSFHLWKNVGNDNWLPQKVPSGHFAPVTDISWARSGDYIISASHDQTTRIFAPWKVEASLQHGEFWHEISRPQVHGHDINCMAVIHGKGNHRFVSGADEKVVRVFEAPLSFLKTLNNATLQKSCSSDDILGNVQILGANMSALGLSQKPIYVQAVHEIPERRGIDGIDTLETIPDAVPTVFTEPPIEDQLAWHTLWPESHKLYGHGNELFSLCCDHRGELVASSCKAQSAAVAEVWLWQVGSWKAVGRLQSHSLTVTQMEFSYDDNFLLTVSRDRQFSVFSITRTGSGEISYSLLGRQEGHKRIIWSCSWNPHGHEFATGSRDKTVKIWAVEKDSSIRQLMTLPQFMSSVTALSWVGLHHQRDQGLLAVGMENGQIELWNLSYNRADDGCIAASGLVAALVVRIDPFICHAAAVNCLAWKKNQEDHTSLQLASCGADNCVRVFDVTV; this comes from the exons ATGAAAATGCGTGGCGGCGGCGGCGAAGTGGAAGTGAAAAGGGTGTTTATTGGAGCGGGATGCAACAGAATAGTGAACAACGTTTCATGGGGTGCTTCCGGTTTCGTCTCTTTTGGAGCTCACAACGCCGTTGCTATTTTCTGCCCCAAG AGTGCTCAAATTGTGACTACTCTTCCGGGTCACAAGGCAGTTGTGAATTGCACCCACTGGCTCCCAACTTCCAAGTTTCTATTTAAAG CAAAACAATTGGAGAAGCATTATTTGCTTTCTGGGGATGCAGATGGTGCTATTATTTTGTGGGAACTATCCCTTGTTGATGGCAAG TGGAGGCAAGTGTTTCAACTGCCACTGTTGCACAAGAAAGGTGTTACATGCATTAGTGGAATGATGGTTTCTCAAACTGAGGCAATGTTTGCATCTACTTCTTCAGATTGCACCGTTTGTGTATGGGAACTTGTATTTCCAGTGACTGGCAGCG GTGACTGTAAGTTGTCGTGCCTGGACTCTTTCTCGATTGGATCTAAATCTATGGTAGCCCTATCATTAGCTGAATTGCCTGGAGATTCTGGGAATATTGTCCTTGCAATGGGAGGATTGGATAACAAAGTTCATCTTTATTGTGGTGGAAGGACAGGAAAG CTTGTACATGCATGTGAGCTAAAAGGGCATACAGATTGGATCCGGAGTTTGGACTTCTCATTGCCTATAAATGTGAATGGGGAagcaaacaatatttttctGGTTAGTTCATCTCAGGATAAAGGCATACGAATTTGGAAGATGGCATTACGCAGCTCTATGTTGAATGGAAATGGCATATGCAAGAAAGGGGAAATAAGCTTATCATCCTATATAGAAGGTCCTGTACTTTTGGctggttcatcttcttttcAGATATCCTTAGAATCTCTTTTAATTGGACATGAGGATTGGGTATATTCAGTAATGTGGCAACCCCCTTTGGTTTCATCCCTAGAAGGGGGTACCTATTATCAACCACAAAGTATCTTATCTGCATCTATGGACAAGACTATGATGATCTGGCAACCTGAAAAGACTTCTGGTGTCTGGATGAATGTTGTCACTGTTGGGGAACTAAGCCACTGTGCTCTGGGTTTCTATGGTGGCCATTGGAGCCCAAATGGAGATTCAATTTTAGCACATGGATATGGTGGATCTTTCCATCTTTGGAAAAATGTTGGTAATGATAATTGGCTGCCACAAAAGGTTCCCTCTGGTCATTTTGCACCAGTTACTGATATTTCCTGGGCTAGATCTGGTGATTATATTATATCTGCCAGTCACGACCAG ACAACTAGAATTTTTGCTCCATGGAAAGTTGAGGCTTCTCTTCAACATGGAGAATTTTGGCATGAAATATCTCGTCCTCAAGTTCATGGTCATGATATAAATTGTATGGCGGTTATTCATGGGAAGGGGAATCATCGTTTTGTCAGTGGAGCTGATGAAAAAGTTGTCAGAGTATTTGAAGCCCCGTTATCATTTCTTAAGACATTAAATAATGCCACTCTGCAGAAGTCTTGTTCTTCTGATGATATCTTAGGAAATGTTCAGATTTTGGGTGCAAATATGTCAGCTCTTGGACTATCACAGAAACCTATTTATGTTCAAG CTGTGCATGAGATTCCCGAGAGAAGAGGCATCGATGGTATTGACACCCTTGAAACTATTCCGGACGCTGTTCCAACTGTTTTCACTGAACCTCCAATTGAAGATCAACTGGCTTGGCATACACTTTGGCCTGAATCACATAAACTCTATGGGCATGGAAATGAACTATTTTCCTTATGCTGCGATCATAGGGGTGAGCTAGTTGCTTCTTCGTGTAAG GCCCAGTCTGCCGCTGTTGCAGAGGTATGGCTTTGGCAGGTCGGTTCATGGAAAGCAGTTGGCCGCTTGCAATCCCACAGCTTGACGGTGACACAGATGGAATTCTCATATGACGACAACTTTCTTTTAACTGTCTCAAGGGATCGCCAGTTCTCGGTTTTTTCAATCACAAGAACAG GTTCCGGTGAAATTAGTTATAGTCTTCTTGGGAGGCAGGAGGGGCATAAGCGGATTATCTGGTCATGTTCATGGAATCCTCATGGTCATGAATTTGCTACAGGCTCACGGGATAAGACGGTTAAAATCTGGGCCGTTGAAAAGGATTCGTCCATCCGGCAGCTTATGACTTTGCCTCAATTTATGAGTAGTGTGACAGCGTTATCTTGGGTTGGTCTCCATCATCAGAGGGATCAGGGACTTCTAGCTGTTGGAATGGAAAATGGGCAAATAGAATTGTGGAATCTGTCTTATAACAGAGCAGATGATGGTTGCATAGCAGCATCAGGTTTGGTTGCTGCTCTTGTTGTACGTATAGATCCTTTTATATGCCATGCCGCTGCTGTAAACTGCTTAGCGTGGAAGAAAAATCAGGAAGATCACACGAGTCTGCAACTTGCTTCTTGCGGAGCTGATAATTGTGTAAGAGTGTTTGATGTAACGGTTTAG
- the LOC108326434 gene encoding elongator complex protein 2 isoform X2 → MMVSQTEAMFASTSSDCTVCVWELVFPVTGSGDCKLSCLDSFSIGSKSMVALSLAELPGDSGNIVLAMGGLDNKVHLYCGGRTGKLVHACELKGHTDWIRSLDFSLPINVNGEANNIFLVSSSQDKGIRIWKMALRSSMLNGNGICKKGEISLSSYIEGPVLLAGSSSFQISLESLLIGHEDWVYSVMWQPPLVSSLEGGTYYQPQSILSASMDKTMMIWQPEKTSGVWMNVVTVGELSHCALGFYGGHWSPNGDSILAHGYGGSFHLWKNVGNDNWLPQKVPSGHFAPVTDISWARSGDYIISASHDQTTRIFAPWKVEASLQHGEFWHEISRPQVHGHDINCMAVIHGKGNHRFVSGADEKVVRVFEAPLSFLKTLNNATLQKSCSSDDILGNVQILGANMSALGLSQKPIYVQAVHEIPERRGIDGIDTLETIPDAVPTVFTEPPIEDQLAWHTLWPESHKLYGHGNELFSLCCDHRGELVASSCKAQSAAVAEVWLWQVGSWKAVGRLQSHSLTVTQMEFSYDDNFLLTVSRDRQFSVFSITRTGSGEISYSLLGRQEGHKRIIWSCSWNPHGHEFATGSRDKTVKIWAVEKDSSIRQLMTLPQFMSSVTALSWVGLHHQRDQGLLAVGMENGQIELWNLSYNRADDGCIAASGLVAALVVRIDPFICHAAAVNCLAWKKNQEDHTSLQLASCGADNCVRVFDVTV, encoded by the exons ATGATGGTTTCTCAAACTGAGGCAATGTTTGCATCTACTTCTTCAGATTGCACCGTTTGTGTATGGGAACTTGTATTTCCAGTGACTGGCAGCG GTGACTGTAAGTTGTCGTGCCTGGACTCTTTCTCGATTGGATCTAAATCTATGGTAGCCCTATCATTAGCTGAATTGCCTGGAGATTCTGGGAATATTGTCCTTGCAATGGGAGGATTGGATAACAAAGTTCATCTTTATTGTGGTGGAAGGACAGGAAAG CTTGTACATGCATGTGAGCTAAAAGGGCATACAGATTGGATCCGGAGTTTGGACTTCTCATTGCCTATAAATGTGAATGGGGAagcaaacaatatttttctGGTTAGTTCATCTCAGGATAAAGGCATACGAATTTGGAAGATGGCATTACGCAGCTCTATGTTGAATGGAAATGGCATATGCAAGAAAGGGGAAATAAGCTTATCATCCTATATAGAAGGTCCTGTACTTTTGGctggttcatcttcttttcAGATATCCTTAGAATCTCTTTTAATTGGACATGAGGATTGGGTATATTCAGTAATGTGGCAACCCCCTTTGGTTTCATCCCTAGAAGGGGGTACCTATTATCAACCACAAAGTATCTTATCTGCATCTATGGACAAGACTATGATGATCTGGCAACCTGAAAAGACTTCTGGTGTCTGGATGAATGTTGTCACTGTTGGGGAACTAAGCCACTGTGCTCTGGGTTTCTATGGTGGCCATTGGAGCCCAAATGGAGATTCAATTTTAGCACATGGATATGGTGGATCTTTCCATCTTTGGAAAAATGTTGGTAATGATAATTGGCTGCCACAAAAGGTTCCCTCTGGTCATTTTGCACCAGTTACTGATATTTCCTGGGCTAGATCTGGTGATTATATTATATCTGCCAGTCACGACCAG ACAACTAGAATTTTTGCTCCATGGAAAGTTGAGGCTTCTCTTCAACATGGAGAATTTTGGCATGAAATATCTCGTCCTCAAGTTCATGGTCATGATATAAATTGTATGGCGGTTATTCATGGGAAGGGGAATCATCGTTTTGTCAGTGGAGCTGATGAAAAAGTTGTCAGAGTATTTGAAGCCCCGTTATCATTTCTTAAGACATTAAATAATGCCACTCTGCAGAAGTCTTGTTCTTCTGATGATATCTTAGGAAATGTTCAGATTTTGGGTGCAAATATGTCAGCTCTTGGACTATCACAGAAACCTATTTATGTTCAAG CTGTGCATGAGATTCCCGAGAGAAGAGGCATCGATGGTATTGACACCCTTGAAACTATTCCGGACGCTGTTCCAACTGTTTTCACTGAACCTCCAATTGAAGATCAACTGGCTTGGCATACACTTTGGCCTGAATCACATAAACTCTATGGGCATGGAAATGAACTATTTTCCTTATGCTGCGATCATAGGGGTGAGCTAGTTGCTTCTTCGTGTAAG GCCCAGTCTGCCGCTGTTGCAGAGGTATGGCTTTGGCAGGTCGGTTCATGGAAAGCAGTTGGCCGCTTGCAATCCCACAGCTTGACGGTGACACAGATGGAATTCTCATATGACGACAACTTTCTTTTAACTGTCTCAAGGGATCGCCAGTTCTCGGTTTTTTCAATCACAAGAACAG GTTCCGGTGAAATTAGTTATAGTCTTCTTGGGAGGCAGGAGGGGCATAAGCGGATTATCTGGTCATGTTCATGGAATCCTCATGGTCATGAATTTGCTACAGGCTCACGGGATAAGACGGTTAAAATCTGGGCCGTTGAAAAGGATTCGTCCATCCGGCAGCTTATGACTTTGCCTCAATTTATGAGTAGTGTGACAGCGTTATCTTGGGTTGGTCTCCATCATCAGAGGGATCAGGGACTTCTAGCTGTTGGAATGGAAAATGGGCAAATAGAATTGTGGAATCTGTCTTATAACAGAGCAGATGATGGTTGCATAGCAGCATCAGGTTTGGTTGCTGCTCTTGTTGTACGTATAGATCCTTTTATATGCCATGCCGCTGCTGTAAACTGCTTAGCGTGGAAGAAAAATCAGGAAGATCACACGAGTCTGCAACTTGCTTCTTGCGGAGCTGATAATTGTGTAAGAGTGTTTGATGTAACGGTTTAG
- the LOC108326124 gene encoding RNA polymerase II degradation factor 1: MEAQPPTPSTAPPPPPPHLSYPDSVESSPRSRNTDSWDEPFAPASSKLRLMCSYGGHIVPRPHDKSLCYVGGDTRIIVAERATSLADLSTRLSKTFLNGRTFTLKYQLPNEDLDSLISVTTDEDLENMIDEYDRTAAAATSVVKPSRIRLFLFPTKPDSTHSIPPQILDTSTKSDDWFLNALNGNGVPNRGFSDSASVNCLVDLDDEVAGNNLEPGSKDVGEGGPGAGVGGGASLGGSFGNGKNLKQDVHSVPDSPMLETTSSFGSTSSSPSLANLPPIRVHVVEDQKVMGIEEQFAQMGVGLGQKQQDEGFVLLSSPPPPPVPATLAAVGVPIGPPTIVAGDYHNRVVSDDERSDHGVPVGYRKPPTPQPQVQTQAQSQTQTLAPQFQQKSTGGSGGVVDVPSPDSVSSDSSLANSISRQKPAVYQEQVQIQSGTTRVPSNPVDPKLNVSDPHGRIQMQQHVQDPGYLLQQQFEQHQQTQQLPQQQFEQHQQALPQQQFEQHQQALPQQQQQFIHGTHFIHHNPAISAYYPVYPSQQHPQHPQQPQLYYVHARQPQAYNLPVQQANMGDSAGNLASSRPQTPPNPATLVPQSAAYNPMRNAPMPKTEMNAYRAATAGTPQLVQVPTSQHQQQYVTYSQIHHPSQSMAPNSAPQANYGFDYADPAHAQIYYSQPLAPTMPSQYQTMTAAAVMMQEGSAQHPSDSLKQQIRTSQPL, encoded by the exons ATGGAGGCGCAACCGCCAACACCCTCGACTGCGCCGCCACCTCCGCCGCCACACCTCAGCTACCCTGACTCGGTGGAATCCTCGCCACGCTCCCGCAACACCGACTCCTGGGACGAGCCCTTTGCGCCGGCGTCGTCCAAGCTACGTCTGATGTGCAGCTACGGTGGACATATCGTTCCGCGTCCACACGATAAGTCCCTCTGTTACGTCGGCGGCGACACGCGCATCATCGTTGCGGAACGCGCTACGTCACTCGCGGACCTCTCCACGCGCCTCTCCAAGACGTTCCTGAACGGACGGACCTTTACGCTGAAGTACCAACTTCCGAACGAGGACCTCGATTCTCTCATCTCCGTCACCACTGACGAAGACCTGGAGAACATGATCGACGAGTATGACCGCACCGCCGCCGCCGCCACCTCCGTCGTCAAACCCTCCCGCATCCGCCTCTTTCTCTTCCCCACCAAACCCGATTCCACTCATTCCATCCCCCCCCAAATTCTCGACACCTCGACCAAATCGGACGACTGGTTCTTGAATGCCCTAAACGGCAACGGAGTACCTAACCGAGGGTTTTCCGACTCTGCTTCTGTTAATTGCCTCGTCGATCTCGACGACGAGGTTGCCGGGAACAACCTCGAACCCGGTTCCAAGGACGTTGGGGAAGGTGGTCCTGGTGCTGGTGTTGGTGGAGGCGCTTCTTTGGGTGGATCTTTTGGGAACGGCAAGAATTTGAAGCAGGATGTTCACTCCGTTCCCGATTCGCCCATGCTCGAAACGACGTCATCGTTTGGGTCCACGTCGTCGTCACCGTCGCTCGCCAATTTGCCGCCGATTAGGGTTCATGTCGTGGAGGATCAGAAGGTAATGGGGATTGAGGAGCAGTTCGCGCAGATGGGGGTTGGATTGGGGCAGAAGCAGCAGGATGAGGGTTTTGTTTTGCTGTCTTCGCCGCCTCCTCCGCCAGTCCCGGCCACCCTCGCCGCCGTGGGTGTACCGATTGGGCCACCGACGATTGTCGCTGGGGATTATCACAACCGTGTTGTCTCTGATGATGAGAGATCCGATCATGGGGTTCCGGTCGGGTATAGAAAGCCTCCCACTCCTCAGCCACAAGTACAGACGCAAGCGCAGTCACAAACACAAACCCTTGCTCCTCAGTTTCAACAGAAGTCAACTGGTGGTAGCGGCGGTGTTGTTGATGTGCCTTCTCCTGATTCAGTTTCAAG TGATAGTAGTCTTGCGAACTCAATTTCGCGTCAGAAACCTGCTGTTTATCAAGAACAAGTTCAGATTCAATCTGGGACTACAAGGGTTCCTAGTAACCCTGTGGATCCGAAGCTCAATGTTTCTGATCCGCACGGTCGGATCCAGATGCAGCAACATGTACAGGACCCTGGATATTTGTTACAACAGCAATTTGAACAGCATCAGCAGACGCAGCAGTTGCCACAACAGCAATTCGAGCAGCACCAGCAAGCGCTGCCACAACAGCAATTCGAGCAGCACCAGCAAGCGCTGCCACAACAGCAGCAACAGTTTATTCATGGCACACATTTCATCCACCATAACCCTGCAATTTCTGCGTATTATCCTGTATATCCTTCCCAGCAACATCCACAGCATCCACAGCAGCCACAGCTTTACTATGTTCATGCGAGGCAACCGCAGGCTTACAACCTACCTGTGCAGCAGGCTAATATGGGTGACTCTGCTGGAAATCTTGCTTCTAGCCGCCCACAAACTCCACCAAATCCTGCTACACTGGTTCCACAATCTGCTGCATACAATCCCATGAGAAATGCTCCCATGCCTAAAACTGAAATGAATGCTTACAGAGCCGCAACTGCAGGCACCCCTCAACTAGTTCAAGTTCCTACAAGCCAGCATCAGCAACAGTACGTCACTTACTCACAGATTCACCATCCATCTCAGTCCATGGCTCCCAATTCTGCTCCCCAGGCGAATTATGGTTTTGATTATGCTGACCCTGCTCATGCTCAAATATACTACTCTCAACCCTTGGCACCCACAATGCCTTCCCAGTACCAGACTATGACTGCTGCTGCTGTGATGATGCAGGAAGGTTCAGCTCAGCATCCCTCGGACAGTTTGAAGCAGCAGATAAGAACCTCACAGCCATTATAA